In Paenibacillus guangzhouensis, a single window of DNA contains:
- a CDS encoding carbohydrate ABC transporter permease — MHSGSFRDKTFSFFVYFTLSILGFATFYPFWNAAVISFNSGTDTVLGGITFWPRDFTLANYQVVFEDRRLVSAFIITVLRTAIGTSLSILATAIFAYGMSRKELVGRKFYMVFCVITMYFSGGLIPYFLLIRELGMMNTFWVMVIPGLISVWNMIIFRTFFLGLPAGLSESATIDGCSNFGILFRIVLPLSGPVIATLSLFTAINHWNDWFAPGIFISNADLLPIQTKLQQILNSNIMSQQMSQMDSAAAGHLQNMKTVTTKSLTMATMMVATAPIIMVYPFIQKYFVKGVLIGSIKE, encoded by the coding sequence ATGCATAGTGGTAGCTTTAGAGACAAGACGTTTTCTTTCTTCGTATATTTTACGCTGTCTATTTTGGGCTTTGCGACATTCTATCCGTTCTGGAATGCGGCAGTGATTTCGTTCAATTCGGGCACAGACACCGTGCTCGGAGGCATAACATTCTGGCCAAGGGATTTTACGCTTGCGAACTATCAGGTGGTCTTTGAAGATCGTCGATTAGTAAGCGCATTCATCATTACCGTGCTGCGTACCGCGATCGGAACGAGTCTGTCGATTCTAGCTACAGCGATTTTCGCTTACGGCATGTCCCGCAAGGAGCTTGTCGGAAGGAAGTTCTACATGGTCTTCTGCGTCATCACCATGTACTTCAGCGGCGGATTGATTCCTTACTTCCTTCTGATTCGTGAATTGGGCATGATGAATACGTTCTGGGTGATGGTGATCCCAGGGCTCATCAGCGTCTGGAATATGATCATCTTCCGCACCTTCTTCCTGGGGCTGCCTGCCGGCCTATCGGAGTCGGCAACGATTGATGGATGTTCGAACTTTGGGATCTTATTTCGCATTGTGCTCCCGCTGTCCGGTCCGGTCATCGCGACGCTCTCGCTATTCACGGCGATCAATCATTGGAATGATTGGTTTGCGCCAGGTATCTTCATCTCCAATGCTGATTTGCTGCCGATCCAGACCAAGCTTCAGCAAATATTGAATTCCAACATCATGTCTCAACAAATGTCGCAGATGGATTCGGCGGCAGCTGGGCATTTGCAGAATATGAAAACGGTAACAACCAAATCCTTGACGATGGCTACGATGATGGTGGCAACGGCGCCGATCATCATGGTCTATCCTTTTATACAGAAATATTTCGTTAAGGGCGTCTTGATTGGTTCAATTAAAGAATAA
- a CDS encoding ABC transporter permease, whose translation MNNRGTTRRFFRQWDLQIMVVPAILFIFIFSYIPMYGVLMAFQDYSIFKGFFDSSWVGFRHFEMFFNAPEFGQIMRNTIVIGLLKLCIGFPAPILLALLLNEVRKMAFKRIVQTISYLPHFLSWVIVSGFAMSLLSVDNGSINMLLQKLHLTDSAINFLSLPKYFWSILITTNVWKEIGFGSIVYLAAITGIDPHLYEAASIDGASRFRQIYLITLPMITPVVIIFMILAIGDFLNAGFEDILLLAPNPSLRDVSDVLDTYVYRIGIQNNRFSYATAAGLFKAVISIGLLTTANFIARKSNNSLW comes from the coding sequence ATGAACAACAGAGGGACTACGAGACGGTTTTTTAGACAATGGGATCTTCAGATTATGGTTGTTCCAGCTATTCTGTTTATTTTCATATTCAGCTACATTCCGATGTATGGCGTGCTCATGGCCTTTCAGGACTATAGCATTTTCAAGGGCTTCTTTGATAGCTCCTGGGTTGGATTTCGTCATTTTGAGATGTTCTTTAACGCGCCAGAGTTCGGTCAGATTATGCGTAATACGATCGTCATCGGTCTATTGAAGTTATGTATTGGGTTTCCGGCCCCGATTCTCCTCGCCTTACTGCTGAATGAAGTACGGAAAATGGCATTCAAGCGAATTGTTCAGACGATCAGTTATTTGCCGCACTTTCTATCGTGGGTGATCGTATCGGGGTTTGCGATGTCGCTCCTGTCCGTAGATAACGGCAGCATCAATATGCTGCTGCAGAAGCTGCATCTCACTGATAGTGCAATCAATTTCCTATCCCTGCCGAAGTATTTCTGGTCGATCTTAATTACGACGAACGTGTGGAAAGAAATCGGGTTTGGATCAATCGTCTATTTGGCAGCGATTACAGGCATTGATCCTCATTTGTACGAGGCGGCTTCGATCGATGGCGCAAGCCGATTTAGACAGATTTATTTGATTACGCTGCCCATGATCACACCTGTCGTTATTATTTTCATGATTCTAGCGATCGGAGATTTCCTGAATGCAGGGTTTGAAGATATCTTGCTGCTCGCTCCGAATCCGTCGCTCAGAGATGTGTCGGATGTGCTCGATACGTATGTGTATCGCATTGGGATTCAGAACAATCGATTCTCCTACGCCACGGCGGCAGGTTTGTTCAAAGCGGTCATTAGTATTGGATTATTGACAACGGCCAATTTTATCGCACGCAAATCGAATAACAGCTTATGGTAG
- a CDS encoding 6-phospho-beta-glucosidase gives MGGGSSYTPELIEGFILNYKEFPVTEVWLVDIPEGKHKLDIVGKLAQRMVERANLPIAVHLTLDRREALKGADFVSTQMRVGLLQARIWDETIPLKYGVIGQETTGPGGMMKALRTIPALLDICKDMEEICPDAWMLNFTNPAGMVTEAINKHSKIRAIGLCNAPTGIYKWLMDLYDVPAEHIYAEFVGLNHLHWVTQVRIDGESKLEGMLGEHEGYTGKNVPQSSWNKDLIRALGAIPSYYLKYFYLQKEMLEDQIETSAREGTRAEVVKRLEDELFTLYQDPNLSEKPKQLEQRGGAYYSEAAVRLMKSLYNDTRDIQTLNVLNGNILDFLPPDACIEVNCVVTKQGPIPLPVSNVPLAVKGLIHAVKTYEQLAIEAAVHGDRSLALLALSHHPLVPSANIAEPMLDEMLAQNKHFLPRFFS, from the coding sequence ATGGGTGGCGGTTCATCCTACACGCCGGAGTTAATCGAAGGCTTCATACTAAACTACAAAGAATTCCCTGTGACGGAGGTGTGGCTCGTTGATATTCCGGAAGGCAAGCATAAGCTCGACATCGTCGGGAAGCTCGCCCAGCGAATGGTCGAGCGAGCGAATCTTCCGATCGCTGTGCATCTCACGCTGGACCGCCGTGAAGCGCTCAAGGGGGCAGATTTCGTATCGACGCAAATGCGTGTCGGACTGCTGCAAGCCCGGATCTGGGATGAGACGATTCCGCTCAAATACGGTGTGATTGGGCAAGAAACGACGGGACCAGGTGGGATGATGAAGGCGCTGCGGACGATCCCGGCATTGCTTGATATCTGTAAGGATATGGAAGAGATCTGCCCAGATGCATGGATGCTCAATTTCACGAATCCTGCGGGGATGGTCACAGAGGCGATTAACAAGCATTCGAAGATTCGAGCAATTGGCCTATGCAATGCGCCAACAGGCATCTACAAATGGTTAATGGATTTGTATGATGTACCAGCTGAACATATCTATGCAGAGTTCGTGGGGCTGAACCACTTGCACTGGGTGACTCAAGTCCGAATTGACGGCGAATCGAAGCTCGAAGGGATGCTCGGCGAGCATGAGGGCTATACCGGCAAGAATGTTCCACAATCGTCTTGGAATAAGGATTTGATTCGAGCGCTGGGCGCCATCCCGTCGTATTATTTGAAATATTTCTATTTGCAAAAAGAGATGCTCGAAGATCAGATCGAGACGTCGGCTAGAGAAGGTACGCGTGCAGAAGTGGTGAAACGACTTGAGGATGAACTCTTCACATTATATCAGGACCCAAATCTATCGGAAAAGCCGAAGCAGCTGGAGCAGCGCGGAGGGGCCTATTACTCGGAAGCGGCGGTACGACTCATGAAATCCTTGTACAATGACACACGCGATATTCAGACGTTGAATGTGCTGAATGGGAACATTCTTGACTTCTTGCCACCGGATGCTTGCATTGAAGTCAATTGTGTCGTAACGAAGCAGGGGCCAATTCCGCTGCCGGTATCGAATGTGCCACTTGCGGTGAAGGGGCTCATTCATGCGGTGAAGACGTATGAGCAGCTCGCCATCGAAGCGGCTGTGCATGGGGATCGCAGTCTTGCTCTGCTCGCATTGTCCCACCACCCGCTCGTGCCTTCAGCGAATATTGCAGAGCCGATGCTGGATGAGATGCTCGCTCAGAACAAACACTTTTTGCCTCGGTTCTTTTCCTAA
- a CDS encoding N-acetylglucosamine kinase, which yields MGYYLGVDAGGSKTLAVITDSEGRMIASGHSGPGNHQIQEEMARRNIQEATSLALQEAGLAPEHIRYAGFGLAGADREADFQILRPMIKSLGFPRYEIVCDTISALRAGTMRPYGVVVICGTGMNCAGINPQGAMLQCGGFGYPYGDFGGGRELAIEAFRSVIRSWEGRSEATVLTPLILDQLGYDSVEQMFHNFLDHGMEAPSALAPLLFSAAAVGDEIALSILRVQGTELGLSAKAVIEKLGMQQETFDLVLAGSIITKGDAQFIHPYILEEVRKAAPNCQLRTLDMEPVVGAVLLAMDWDGLTITDDIYMQLRFIKHLKGVVHVD from the coding sequence GTGGGATATTACCTAGGTGTAGATGCCGGTGGCAGTAAGACACTTGCCGTCATCACGGATTCAGAAGGGCGAATGATCGCGAGCGGTCACAGCGGACCTGGTAACCATCAGATTCAAGAGGAGATGGCCAGGCGGAATATTCAAGAAGCGACGAGTCTAGCACTGCAAGAAGCGGGGCTCGCACCGGAACACATTCGTTACGCAGGGTTCGGCTTAGCAGGGGCAGATCGAGAGGCGGATTTTCAGATCTTGAGACCCATGATCAAGTCGCTGGGCTTCCCGAGGTATGAGATTGTATGCGATACGATCAGTGCGCTGAGAGCTGGGACGATGAGGCCGTATGGTGTTGTGGTCATCTGCGGTACAGGCATGAATTGTGCGGGGATTAATCCGCAGGGCGCAATGCTGCAATGCGGAGGGTTCGGGTACCCCTACGGCGATTTTGGCGGAGGCAGAGAGCTTGCGATCGAAGCGTTCCGTTCCGTCATTCGCTCTTGGGAAGGCCGAAGCGAAGCGACAGTGTTGACGCCGCTCATATTAGATCAGCTGGGCTATGATTCGGTAGAGCAGATGTTCCATAACTTTTTAGACCATGGCATGGAGGCGCCTTCGGCACTTGCCCCGTTATTATTCTCGGCTGCGGCGGTCGGCGATGAGATCGCGTTAAGCATTCTACGCGTGCAAGGCACGGAACTAGGATTGTCGGCGAAGGCGGTCATTGAGAAGCTCGGTATGCAGCAGGAAACGTTCGATCTTGTGCTGGCAGGCAGTATTATTACTAAAGGGGATGCGCAATTTATCCATCCTTACATTCTCGAAGAGGTACGCAAGGCGGCTCCGAATTGTCAGCTGCGGACACTGGACATGGAACCCGTCGTTGGAGCTGTCCTGCTCGCGATGGATTGGGACGGACTTACGATAACCGATGACATCTATATGCAGCTTCGATTCATCAAACATCTTAAAGGAGTGGTTCACGTTGACTAG
- a CDS encoding NADPH-dependent FMN reductase, which produces MSKLNIGIILGSTRQGRLSPQVGEWIKKIADGRGDANYEIVDIADYKLPLLGEVDATEQATAWNEKLSTLDGFVFIVQEYNHSITGALKNALDYAREAWNNKAAGIVSYGSVGGARAAEHLRGILGELSVADVRVHPALSLFTDFENGSVFKPADLHLTNVNGMLDQVLAWSGALKTLR; this is translated from the coding sequence ATGTCCAAATTAAACATCGGAATTATTCTAGGAAGCACACGCCAAGGTCGATTAAGCCCACAAGTTGGTGAATGGATTAAGAAAATTGCAGATGGACGCGGAGATGCGAATTATGAGATCGTAGATATCGCAGACTATAAACTGCCACTACTCGGAGAAGTAGATGCAACAGAACAAGCAACAGCTTGGAATGAGAAGTTATCTACGTTAGACGGCTTTGTATTTATCGTTCAGGAATATAACCACAGTATTACAGGCGCACTTAAGAACGCACTCGATTATGCACGCGAAGCTTGGAATAACAAAGCAGCAGGGATCGTTAGTTACGGTTCTGTAGGCGGTGCTCGTGCAGCTGAGCATTTGCGCGGCATCCTCGGCGAATTGTCTGTCGCAGACGTTCGCGTTCACCCAGCCTTATCCCTGTTCACAGATTTCGAGAATGGATCTGTCTTCAAACCAGCTGACCTGCATTTAACGAATGTCAATGGTATGCTTGATCAAGTACTTGCATGGAGCGGTGCATTGAAGACTTTGCGTTAA
- a CDS encoding M20/M25/M40 family metallo-hydrolase, giving the protein MNSNQPISPVTSQQTPMRWVTWFRRISIFVLIAASVFVGMLQIQAPKSVGIDAPADQFSAERALEKLKVIAKNPHPIESASHAEVRDYLISELRLLGYQPEIQKATVSSHATETYDLSGNIENIVTRIPGTDSSKALMIAAHYDSVPEGPGAGDDGAGIAAMLETVRAIQAGQPLKNDLILLMTDGEEMGMLGAKAFIQDHPWVQDVGLVLNFEARGNKGPVFMFETSEQNGWIIQEFMKAAQQPIAYSLIYNVYKLMPNDTDLTIFKQGGLPGMNFAFGMGLDAYHSPTDTPENLDRSSLQHHGEYMLSLSRHFGQLDLNEVRQEDRIYFNVFGWHMVSYPQSWAIGFIALGALLFVLTLWHGFRQHRLTVRGMMGGILIPIGSLGFVYGVIPLLWRFIPSNVSSERYTDILTKSHISVYYLIGLLAITALITIGLYRWLSRYVRTENVWASILFLWLLFGVAAAFLLPGGSYLMFWPFVFSLIGINISFRCREERWTWLAALFAVPGLVLITPIFYLVYTMMTLDMAGALMTVVALVSTLIYPVFSKRLSTRKYS; this is encoded by the coding sequence GTGAATTCGAATCAACCAATCTCGCCAGTGACTTCACAGCAGACCCCTATGCGATGGGTTACATGGTTCAGGCGTATAAGTATCTTCGTGTTGATCGCAGCTTCCGTATTTGTTGGCATGTTGCAAATTCAGGCACCGAAGTCGGTTGGGATCGATGCGCCTGCAGATCAATTCTCGGCGGAGCGGGCCCTTGAGAAGTTGAAGGTCATCGCGAAGAACCCGCATCCGATCGAAAGCGCCAGTCATGCGGAGGTTCGGGATTATCTGATTTCTGAACTTCGTCTGCTCGGTTACCAACCCGAAATACAAAAGGCTACGGTGAGTTCGCACGCCACGGAAACATACGATTTATCAGGGAATATTGAGAATATTGTTACGCGCATACCGGGTACGGATTCCAGCAAGGCATTAATGATTGCTGCACATTACGATTCGGTACCCGAGGGTCCTGGAGCAGGAGATGATGGCGCTGGGATTGCAGCGATGCTGGAGACGGTCCGAGCGATTCAAGCAGGGCAGCCTTTAAAGAATGATCTCATTCTGCTCATGACGGATGGGGAGGAAATGGGGATGCTCGGGGCCAAAGCATTTATTCAGGATCATCCATGGGTTCAAGATGTCGGATTGGTACTCAATTTTGAGGCACGGGGAAATAAAGGCCCCGTCTTTATGTTCGAGACGAGTGAGCAGAACGGGTGGATCATCCAAGAATTCATGAAAGCCGCGCAGCAGCCTATTGCGTATTCGCTCATATATAACGTATATAAGCTAATGCCCAATGACACCGACCTTACGATATTTAAGCAGGGCGGACTGCCTGGCATGAATTTTGCCTTCGGGATGGGGTTAGACGCGTACCACAGTCCTACGGATACGCCCGAGAACTTGGATCGGAGCAGCCTTCAGCATCATGGGGAATACATGTTGAGCTTATCACGTCACTTCGGCCAACTTGATTTAAACGAGGTGCGGCAAGAAGATCGGATTTATTTTAATGTGTTCGGTTGGCATATGGTCAGCTATCCTCAGTCTTGGGCAATTGGATTCATTGCGCTTGGTGCCTTGTTGTTTGTGCTCACTTTATGGCACGGGTTCCGACAACATCGATTAACGGTTCGGGGGATGATGGGCGGTATCCTGATTCCAATAGGCAGTCTGGGCTTCGTGTATGGGGTCATTCCTTTGCTGTGGCGTTTCATTCCGTCGAATGTGTCGAGCGAACGATATACGGATATTCTAACGAAATCTCATATTAGTGTGTATTATCTGATCGGGTTGCTCGCGATAACTGCGTTGATCACCATCGGCTTGTATCGTTGGCTCTCGCGTTATGTCCGTACGGAGAATGTATGGGCGAGTATTTTGTTCTTGTGGTTACTGTTTGGCGTGGCGGCGGCATTCCTGCTGCCGGGTGGAAGCTATCTCATGTTCTGGCCTTTCGTGTTCAGTCTCATCGGGATCAATATTTCATTCCGGTGCAGAGAAGAACGATGGACGTGGCTTGCAGCGTTATTTGCTGTACCGGGATTGGTATTAATCACCCCGATCTTCTATCTCGTGTACACGATGATGACGTTGGATATGGCAGGCGCATTGATGACGGTGGTGGCGCTTGTGTCTACCTTAATCTATCCTGTGTTCAGCAAGCGGCTAAGTACAAGGAAGTATTCCTAA
- a CDS encoding UbiD family decarboxylase, which translates to MRYRNLEECIIDLEKHGHLVRIREEVDPHLEMAAIHMKVYEAGGPALLFENVKGSTYRAVSNLFGTMERSKFIFRDTWHSTQNVIGLRNDPVKALKNPFKYIGTGVAARKALPFKKSGGPAGFKEIQISDMPLIKHWQGDGGAFVTLPQVYSEDPEKPGIMNSNLGMYRVQLTGNDYKVNREVGIHYQIHRGIGVHQHKANKRGEPLKVSVFIGGPPAHTLSAIMPLPEGMSELTFAGLLSGRHFRYTYVDGYCISLDADFVITGEIHPEDTKPEGPFGDHLGYYSLIHPFPVMKVHKVYARENAIYPFTVVGRPPQEDTSFGDLIHQLTGGAIQNEIRGVKEVHAVDAAGVHPLLFAIGSERYTPYQQVKQPAEILTQANRILGTGQLSLAKFLFMTAEEKGRNVSTHEMEDFLGYILERIDLHRDIHFQTNTTIDTLDYSGTGLNTGSKVIFAAVGDKKRELCTDVPELMQGLPGFEQVNFVMPGIVAVRGPQFTSYPEAEQQVNDLCDAIRARGPLTTCPMIIFCDDPAYLSAELNNFLWVTFTRSNPSHDIYGVNSFYDFKHWGCDNVIIDARSKPHQAPPLIQDPEVEERIKRVFAKGASLSGVGMK; encoded by the coding sequence ATGAGATATCGCAATTTGGAAGAATGTATTATTGATCTGGAGAAACATGGCCATTTGGTTCGGATTCGCGAAGAGGTGGATCCGCATCTGGAGATGGCTGCGATACATATGAAAGTCTATGAAGCCGGGGGTCCGGCTCTATTATTCGAGAATGTCAAAGGTTCGACATATCGCGCCGTCTCTAACCTGTTCGGAACGATGGAGCGCAGCAAGTTTATTTTCCGCGATACCTGGCATTCGACGCAGAACGTGATTGGACTTCGCAACGACCCGGTGAAGGCGCTCAAAAATCCGTTCAAATATATCGGTACAGGGGTGGCAGCGAGAAAAGCATTGCCATTCAAGAAAAGCGGCGGTCCGGCAGGATTCAAAGAGATTCAAATCTCGGATATGCCGCTAATTAAACATTGGCAAGGCGACGGCGGGGCATTCGTGACGCTGCCGCAGGTCTATTCGGAGGACCCAGAGAAACCAGGCATCATGAATTCCAATCTGGGGATGTACCGTGTACAGCTGACGGGTAATGACTACAAGGTGAACCGGGAGGTCGGCATCCATTACCAAATTCACCGTGGCATCGGGGTTCACCAGCATAAGGCGAATAAGAGGGGAGAGCCGCTTAAGGTCAGCGTGTTTATTGGCGGACCGCCGGCGCATACGTTGTCAGCGATTATGCCGTTACCGGAAGGCATGAGCGAATTAACCTTTGCGGGCCTCTTGTCGGGACGACATTTCCGATACACCTATGTCGACGGCTATTGCATCAGTCTGGACGCCGATTTCGTCATTACAGGAGAAATTCATCCGGAGGACACGAAGCCCGAAGGGCCGTTTGGCGATCATTTGGGGTATTACAGTTTAATTCATCCTTTTCCGGTGATGAAAGTGCATAAGGTCTATGCGCGCGAAAATGCGATCTACCCGTTCACGGTCGTGGGACGGCCGCCGCAGGAGGATACGTCGTTCGGGGATCTGATTCATCAGTTGACGGGCGGTGCGATTCAGAACGAAATTCGCGGCGTGAAGGAGGTCCATGCCGTCGATGCGGCCGGTGTGCATCCATTGTTATTCGCGATCGGCAGCGAGCGGTATACGCCGTACCAACAGGTGAAGCAGCCAGCTGAGATTCTGACACAAGCGAATCGGATTCTAGGAACCGGGCAGCTAAGCCTCGCGAAGTTCCTGTTCATGACGGCGGAGGAGAAGGGGCGGAACGTCAGCACCCATGAGATGGAGGATTTCTTAGGCTACATCTTGGAGCGAATCGATCTGCACCGAGATATCCATTTCCAGACGAATACGACGATCGATACGCTCGACTATTCAGGAACGGGATTGAATACGGGCAGTAAGGTTATTTTCGCTGCGGTGGGCGATAAGAAGCGGGAGCTGTGCACGGACGTTCCCGAACTCATGCAAGGACTTCCAGGCTTCGAGCAAGTCAACTTCGTGATGCCGGGGATTGTCGCCGTTCGTGGACCGCAGTTCACGAGTTATCCGGAAGCGGAGCAGCAGGTGAACGATTTATGCGATGCGATCCGTGCGAGAGGGCCGCTGACCACATGCCCGATGATCATTTTTTGTGACGACCCAGCTTATCTGAGCGCGGAGCTGAACAATTTCCTCTGGGTGACGTTCACGCGGAGCAATCCGTCGCATGATATCTATGGGGTGAACAGCTTCTATGACTTCAAGCATTGGGGCTGCGATAATGTCATCATCGACGCGCGGTCGAAGCCGCATCAGGCGCCGCCGCTCATTCAAGATCCCGAGGTGGAGGAGCGCATCAAGCGCGTGTTCGCGAAGGGTGCAAGTCTTAGTGGGGTAGGAATGAAGTAA
- the shc gene encoding squalene--hopene cyclase codes for MHELHSQIDQEIQRITYGLIQEQKQDGSWHYCFENGIVIDAYLIILLRSLNVPNEELIRRLHERILAEQQPNGGWRWYTDEEGGNLSLSVDAYQALLYSGYSQVHDVPMQRAKRYILSKGGLARATSILTKAFLAITGQRPWPRSITSIPLEIMLLPASLPISLYDFSGYSRVHLVPLLLMADRKFSKKTVAAPDLSDLYVGSTEEDEEPMTRVFQELLASIQSGLSQLIGTPRSLHEAATRKAEQFMVQRIEADGTLYSYASCSLLMVFALLALGYDTKHPLITHAVQGLIAMQCLTDGRTTIQNSPSTVWDTALLAYALQQAGMSEEHKTIQHAASYLRKMQQHKSGDWQIRNPHALPGGWGFSETNTFIPDVDDSTAALRAIQRLSHQDPAYLDAWNRGIQWVISMQNDDGGWPAFEKNTDKEMLTWLAIPGAKSAAIDPSEADLTGRTLEYLGNFAALGTKHDFIHRGTRWLIENQGEDGSWYGRWGICYIYGTWAALTGLVATGVSPDHTTIQKAVKWLLTIQNEDGGWGESCKSDLLRRYVPLEASTPSQTAWAIDALIATHAQPTPAIDRGMHRLITLLHETNWASTYPTGAGLPDFFYVHYHSYRTIWPLLTLGHYQSKYRSSR; via the coding sequence ATGCACGAGCTACATAGTCAAATCGATCAAGAAATCCAGCGGATAACCTACGGCTTAATCCAAGAACAGAAGCAGGATGGAAGCTGGCACTATTGCTTCGAGAACGGCATTGTCATCGATGCCTATCTCATTATTCTCCTTCGCTCCTTGAACGTTCCTAACGAGGAGCTCATCCGGCGGCTGCATGAACGCATTCTGGCGGAACAACAACCGAATGGGGGATGGCGATGGTATACCGATGAGGAAGGGGGGAACTTATCACTCTCCGTCGATGCTTATCAAGCCCTACTCTACTCCGGATACAGCCAGGTACACGATGTGCCAATGCAGCGGGCGAAGCGTTACATCTTATCGAAGGGGGGACTTGCGAGAGCCACGAGCATTCTGACCAAAGCGTTCCTCGCCATCACCGGTCAGCGCCCATGGCCAAGATCGATTACTTCCATCCCGCTTGAGATCATGCTGCTCCCTGCTTCGTTGCCGATCAGTCTCTATGACTTCTCAGGCTATTCGAGAGTCCATCTCGTCCCCTTGCTGTTGATGGCTGATCGGAAATTCTCCAAGAAGACAGTTGCGGCCCCGGATCTCTCTGACCTCTATGTCGGTTCGACAGAAGAAGACGAGGAACCCATGACTAGAGTTTTTCAAGAGTTGCTCGCAAGCATCCAATCCGGCCTAAGCCAGTTGATAGGTACGCCTCGTTCCTTGCATGAGGCAGCGACCAGGAAGGCCGAGCAGTTCATGGTACAGCGGATCGAAGCCGACGGCACGCTATACAGCTATGCCAGCTGCTCACTCCTGATGGTCTTCGCGCTCCTGGCCCTCGGCTACGATACGAAGCACCCGCTGATCACGCATGCCGTACAAGGGCTGATCGCGATGCAATGCCTTACGGATGGACGAACGACCATTCAGAACTCTCCATCCACCGTCTGGGACACCGCGCTGCTCGCCTATGCCCTGCAACAGGCCGGCATGTCGGAAGAGCATAAGACCATCCAACATGCCGCTAGCTACCTGCGCAAGATGCAGCAGCACAAGTCAGGTGATTGGCAGATTCGTAATCCGCATGCACTTCCTGGCGGCTGGGGCTTCTCGGAGACGAATACATTTATCCCCGATGTCGATGACAGCACAGCGGCGTTACGTGCCATCCAGCGATTATCGCATCAAGATCCTGCGTACCTAGACGCATGGAACCGTGGCATCCAATGGGTCATATCTATGCAGAACGATGATGGGGGGTGGCCCGCTTTCGAGAAGAATACCGACAAAGAAATGCTGACTTGGCTTGCGATTCCCGGAGCCAAATCCGCAGCGATCGATCCATCTGAAGCAGACCTGACAGGTCGGACACTGGAGTACTTGGGCAACTTCGCGGCACTGGGCACCAAGCACGACTTCATTCACCGGGGCACCCGGTGGCTCATCGAGAACCAAGGGGAAGATGGTTCCTGGTATGGACGGTGGGGGATTTGTTACATTTACGGCACGTGGGCGGCACTCACAGGACTGGTTGCGACGGGTGTCTCGCCAGATCATACTACCATCCAGAAGGCGGTCAAATGGCTGCTGACGATTCAAAATGAGGACGGCGGCTGGGGCGAATCTTGCAAGAGCGACCTGCTCCGCCGTTATGTGCCGCTTGAAGCGAGCACACCGTCACAGACCGCATGGGCGATCGATGCGCTGATCGCGACACATGCGCAGCCGACGCCTGCCATCGACCGCGGCATGCATCGCTTAATTACCTTACTCCACGAGACAAACTGGGCGAGCACTTATCCGACAGGTGCCGGTTTGCCGGACTTTTTCTACGTCCATTACCACAGCTATCGCACGATCTGGCCTCTACTCACGTTAGGTCACTACCAGAGTAAATATAGAAGTTCACGATAG